The segment GAGCAATGGTATATTATCAGAAAATTAAGACAACACATTCGAAGGAGATGAGCTTCAATGAAAATGAAAATGATCGAATCCAAAGTTAAAAAATGCGACTATTGCTCTGGCAAAGGTTATTTTCAATTGGTTCTAGGCGGATCAGAAACGTGCCCATGCTGCGGGGGGACAGGAAAAAAGAATCTCTGACGGGATGTTAAATGACCTTTCATAAATACTCCCCATTTATAACTACATTCGCTGCTCCAGAAAAATTTTGGGCAGCGAATTTTTTTATTTCGGCAGAGGGAAAAACGTCAAACGTTTGTCATTGACTGTAAATGCAACATTCAGTACACTTAACATTAGTGTTTAGGAGGTGTACATACCGTCATGACGATTGCGACATTGCCAATTTCCATGCTCTTATTTTTCGTCTTATTTTTTGGAATCGGTTTCTTATTGAACATGCTGCTGAGGATGACTTGGATTATGTCTGTTTTTTATCCAATCATTACAATATTGATCATTGATGATGTCCGGTTCATCGAATATTTCCGAAATGCAGGGCCGTCTTT is part of the Falsibacillus pallidus genome and harbors:
- a CDS encoding YuiA family protein; the encoded protein is MKMIESKVKKCDYCSGKGYFQLVLGGSETCPCCGGTGKKNL
- a CDS encoding YuiB family protein; the encoded protein is MTIATLPISMLLFFVLFFGIGFLLNMLLRMTWIMSVFYPIITILIIDDVRFIEYFRNAGPSFEKLGEKIVSLAPADILILSSGFAGAIVSGITMLVLRKKGYRMF